The following proteins are co-located in the Pedobacter sp. FW305-3-2-15-E-R2A2 genome:
- the rhuM gene encoding RhuM family protein produces the protein METSDQIIIYQTRDGTTSIEVKLENDTIWLTQAQMQELFNQTKQNISLHINNVFKENELTKSATVKNSLTVQKEGTRSIKRKLEFYSLDVIISVGYRVKSQRGTQFRIWANQVLKEYLLKGYSINKKQVQTFDGVDLYPSVEEKNNTLYKVDGSKRIADNALVALTLMIAESKSDEKETHPAGQILLVISGVGYYQEKGQPRYSSPAWCELR, from the coding sequence ATGGAGACTAGCGATCAAATTATTATATATCAGACCAGGGACGGGACTACTTCTATTGAAGTTAAACTGGAGAATGACACAATTTGGCTGACACAAGCACAAATGCAGGAATTGTTTAATCAAACTAAACAGAACATAAGTTTACATATTAATAATGTTTTCAAAGAAAATGAACTAACTAAATCCGCAACTGTCAAGAATTCCTTGACAGTTCAAAAAGAAGGAACCCGATCAATCAAAAGGAAGTTGGAATTTTATTCTTTAGATGTCATTATTTCCGTCGGCTATCGTGTTAAATCTCAAAGAGGTACGCAATTTAGGATATGGGCGAACCAAGTATTAAAAGAATATCTACTCAAAGGCTATTCTATAAACAAGAAACAAGTACAAACATTTGATGGTGTGGATTTATATCCAAGTGTAGAAGAAAAAAATAACACCCTTTATAAAGTGGACGGATCGAAACGTATTGCTGATAACGCGTTAGTTGCACTGACTTTAATGATTGCAGAAAGTAAATCAGATGAAAAAGAGACGCACCCCGCAGGACAAATCTTATTAGTGATATCAGGTGTTGGTTACTATCAGGAAAAAGGACAACCAAGGTATAGCTCACCGGCATGGTGCGAGCTCAGATAG
- a CDS encoding helix-turn-helix transcriptional regulator, producing the protein MAINNHQNTPQMREFLDIKLFSQPFSDFSQSELELEDCKSIARLYAKLENTISVLSDMEARKSYIYPGGLAQQLGFEPSQTEINSIWEDELLGRVHPEDLQKKYRLEFNFFKLIKSIALNERLNYSLITKLRIRNSENKYQLIRHRLLYLSSTEQGNVWLALCLYNMVYDHPGFDVPEGIIINTGTGEIIDSEQGRFEDILSAREGQILQLINLGQRSKEIADKLSLSIHTVNRHRQNIFQKLNVTNAMEACRVGKVTGLLHHP; encoded by the coding sequence ATGGCTATAAATAACCATCAGAATACCCCGCAGATGCGTGAGTTCCTTGATATAAAACTGTTCTCTCAACCTTTTTCTGATTTTTCCCAATCTGAGCTGGAGCTGGAGGATTGTAAGTCGATTGCCAGGCTTTATGCAAAGCTTGAAAATACCATTAGTGTGCTTAGCGACATGGAAGCGAGAAAGAGCTATATCTATCCTGGTGGACTTGCCCAACAGCTGGGGTTTGAACCCAGTCAGACGGAAATTAATTCCATCTGGGAAGATGAACTGCTTGGCCGGGTACATCCGGAAGATCTTCAAAAGAAGTACCGCCTCGAATTTAATTTTTTTAAGCTGATCAAGTCAATCGCGCTCAATGAACGTCTTAACTACAGCCTGATTACGAAGTTGAGAATAAGAAACAGCGAAAACAAATACCAATTGATCAGACATCGTTTGCTGTACCTGAGCAGTACTGAACAGGGAAATGTCTGGCTAGCCCTGTGCCTGTACAACATGGTGTACGATCATCCTGGATTTGACGTTCCTGAGGGGATCATCATCAACACAGGTACAGGAGAAATTATAGACAGCGAGCAAGGACGGTTCGAAGATATTCTATCCGCGAGGGAAGGACAAATCCTCCAGCTCATCAACCTCGGACAGCGGAGTAAGGAAATCGCTGATAAATTGTCCTTAAGTATTCATACCGTAAACAGGCACCGGCAGAATATTTTTCAGAAGCTTAACGTAACCAACGCAATGGAAGCCTGCCGGGTTGGGAAGGTTACAGGCTTACTGCATCATCCATAG
- a CDS encoding class I SAM-dependent methyltransferase, translating into MKEELRQQFGNIDIYLFDQLLKGTYDDCRSVLDAGCGQGRNVAYFLQSGYQVYGVDSSADNIAWVKQLAAPFSDSSPQENFSIGLVENLPFDDEKFDLVISSAVLHFANDDRHFGEMLNSMWRVIRPGGYLFCRLASDIGIGNLVRPIGNGRYLLPDGSERFLVNQEMLLSFTRALGASLHEPIKTTNVQNLRSMTTWCLRK; encoded by the coding sequence ATGAAAGAAGAACTACGCCAGCAGTTTGGCAATATCGATATCTATTTATTTGATCAGTTGTTAAAGGGAACATATGACGACTGTCGGTCCGTTCTGGACGCAGGATGTGGACAGGGGAGGAATGTGGCCTACTTTTTACAGTCTGGATACCAGGTTTATGGTGTTGACTCATCCGCAGATAATATTGCCTGGGTCAAACAGCTGGCTGCACCTTTTTCTGACAGTTCCCCACAAGAGAATTTCAGCATTGGTTTGGTGGAAAATCTGCCATTTGACGATGAAAAGTTTGATCTTGTGATCAGTAGTGCAGTGCTCCATTTTGCCAATGATGACAGGCATTTTGGGGAAATGCTGAACTCGATGTGGCGGGTGATCCGTCCGGGAGGTTATCTGTTCTGTCGTCTGGCATCGGATATTGGTATCGGGAACCTGGTCAGACCGATCGGAAACGGAAGGTATCTTCTGCCAGATGGATCTGAACGTTTTCTGGTCAACCAGGAAATGTTGCTCAGTTTTACCAGAGCGCTTGGCGCGAGCCTGCATGAGCCAATAAAGACTACCAATGTCCAGAACCTGCGGTCAATGACCACCTGGTGCCTGCGGAAGTAA
- a CDS encoding serine hydrolase, which yields MIQKICLLFIMLIGIKNVIAQDRPGNLDLFFSTLSQTGQFNGNVLITENGNVVYEKSFGYADFQNKINNTAQSSFPIASITKTITSTAILQLKQQGKLQIEDRVSKYLSDFPYPEVTIRQLLSHTSGLPIYDTLFFPLIAKHPDTVFTNKDIIPACISQKIPLVFKPGEDFSYNNVNYNILALIVEKISGLSFGPYLQANIFDPAGMTNTSLSKFLKREDKNLSKRYSFKYPYSDKVQLADTVTEFLIANRFNFQGHGDLISTTHDLWKYDQALYNGSLLNSETLKEAFTPVRLSNGTHNIQRYALGWITRQDTSMGKIVKHDGGSPGSRTMLLRNLTRHQSIILYDNTANNVVPIADMALKILNGETVEKPKKSGARYYGIALANHGKKAADQAVKKIKTETLNYYLSEDEMNSMGYAFLMNNRAADAEIAFRENTLLFPNSWNVYDSYGEVLLKHGKKKDAIKMYQKSMMLNPDNENGKKVLEQLLR from the coding sequence ATGATACAAAAAATCTGTCTGCTCTTTATAATGTTGATTGGAATAAAAAATGTAATTGCGCAAGATAGACCGGGCAACCTGGATCTGTTCTTTTCAACCTTATCGCAGACCGGGCAATTCAACGGGAATGTCCTGATTACGGAAAATGGAAATGTTGTTTACGAAAAGTCTTTTGGCTACGCCGATTTCCAGAACAAAATAAACAATACCGCTCAATCATCTTTTCCAATTGCTTCCATCACCAAAACCATTACTTCTACGGCGATCTTACAGTTAAAACAACAAGGAAAACTACAGATAGAAGACCGGGTTTCAAAATACTTGTCTGACTTTCCATATCCTGAAGTAACCATCAGGCAGTTATTATCACATACCTCGGGTTTGCCGATCTATGATACGCTTTTTTTTCCGCTCATCGCCAAACATCCCGATACGGTTTTTACCAATAAAGACATTATTCCGGCATGCATTTCACAGAAAATACCGCTGGTTTTTAAACCCGGCGAAGATTTCTCCTATAACAATGTCAATTACAATATTCTTGCCCTGATCGTGGAGAAGATTTCAGGTCTTTCATTTGGCCCGTATCTCCAGGCAAATATTTTCGATCCTGCCGGAATGACAAACACATCCTTATCCAAATTTTTAAAAAGAGAAGATAAAAACCTTTCCAAAAGATATAGCTTCAAATATCCATATTCCGATAAAGTGCAACTGGCTGATACTGTAACAGAGTTTCTGATCGCCAACCGGTTTAATTTTCAGGGGCATGGCGATCTGATCAGTACCACACATGATCTGTGGAAATATGATCAGGCGCTGTATAATGGCAGCTTACTTAATTCCGAGACGTTAAAAGAAGCCTTTACACCTGTCAGGCTCAGTAATGGAACACATAATATACAACGTTATGCCTTAGGTTGGATTACCAGGCAAGATACTTCCATGGGGAAAATCGTTAAACACGATGGTGGCTCACCCGGATCCCGGACAATGCTGCTTAGAAATCTGACCAGACATCAATCCATCATCCTCTACGATAACACCGCCAATAATGTGGTTCCGATCGCTGATATGGCCTTGAAAATCTTAAATGGGGAAACAGTAGAGAAGCCGAAGAAAAGTGGTGCCAGATATTATGGGATCGCTTTAGCAAACCATGGAAAAAAAGCCGCTGATCAGGCCGTGAAAAAGATAAAAACCGAAACTTTGAACTATTACCTGAGTGAAGACGAAATGAACTCAATGGGGTACGCCTTCCTGATGAATAACAGAGCAGCAGATGCAGAAATCGCATTTAGAGAAAACACCCTCCTTTTTCCTAACAGTTGGAATGTATATGATAGTTACGGAGAAGTACTGCTGAAACACGGAAAGAAAAAGGATGCCATTAAAATGTATCAAAAATCAATGATGCTCAATCCAGACAATGAAAATGGGAAAAAAGTGCTGGAACAGCTATTAAGATAA